CATCATAAATCGTTTAGGGTGCATATGGTATTCTAAGTCACCAGCTACAACttctaaattgcaacatgtgccgtaaagtaattaatttaaaagttgaTTAGAaattgttaattagtcaaatatttattttcatttctctagcaagtaatgtccgcctcagaGTAAGTGAGCTCAAGAAGTAGAACTGCGCTACATGCCACAAGTGAGTTCTAAAAATTATggtaaagattaaaaaaaagcacACTGTATTAGGAACGAGAGGTCCTATGCTGGCATGGCACTATTAGCACACATTTCTAGCGCAGGTTCGCCGTTAGCAGAGTTCAAAGCACCCAAAGAAGCCGCTGTCCGAAGAAGCAGACCTGCAACTGACCTTACTACGAGGTGACCAAGACCTCcctggatcaaatcccggccgcggcggccgcattctgatgggcgcaaaatgcaaaaacgcccgtatgctgtgcattgtgtgcacgttacAGAGCTACAggtagtcaaacttaatccgaagtcccccactaaggcgtaaCTCAATATCGTAGCGTGGTTCTGACTCGTAAAACCtcagatatttatttatttatttattttgtactggagattatcggtgccggcacgctgaagtgtgaaagaggaagtcgacgaactaggagtgcgcgctcgatcgatgtccagctgagactgctccgtcttcttgtacttcagtcagacgccctgtggacttgcaagatcatcccgtgacatttggtggaggtgcagggttaacgtcttccccgacctggagctccgcagccgtacgttgccatctgcagCCACAATGACCGATGACGCCGGCCCTTCGGaatccgctcccccccccccccccccctgttgtgttgcgtggttcatgcgaaagagcagacaagtttccaggggcgaagcgacgtttattgccacatgttcatcggtgcgtggctggtcgagatAAGCCCTTGCGCAGCTtgcggcgcacgccttttattcgttttgcgcgcctgcgcattaaGGACGGTGGCGATAGGCCGGACACCACATCCCTCCCCTTTTATATTGGCTAATTTACCAAGCTAAACTCCAGCTTGATATCTGTCCGGTGGTCGACGGTCTCTAGTCGGGTAGCGTCTTGCACCCGCCGTCTGGATGTCTTGCGAAGCGGCAGGACCACTGGTGGTAGGAGCGGAGGATGTCACTGGGTCGACGCATGGTGGGAACGCCAGGAACTCGTATCCCTCCTGGTCAGATGCCTCGCGGTCCGGATCCGTGGTCCGCGCGAGCAGCTGGTCCTTGTGACGACGCCAGGTGAAACTGCCTCTGGGTGTGGTAGCACGAACGGTAAAAGACTCGGGGCTGGACTGCCCCACAACAACACCAGGGACCCAGTTTGGTCTGCCTCGATAATTGCGAGCCATCACTTGGTCACCGACTGCTATTTCACGATCACGACGTGGGCGAGCCACGGATTGCTTGAACTGATTATATGCAACCCTTCCTCCCACCGCTGGCTTGACAACATCGAGTCGATTTCGCAGCCGTCGTCCTAGTAACAAGTTTGATGGTGACTCATTTGTTGTCGCATGGGGCGAGTTGCGATAGTTAAGCAAAAACTTGTGAAGCCTCAGTTGTAATGTGTCCGCTCCGCTAGATTTACGAAGAGCGTTTTTAAGTGTCTGAATAAAACGCTCTGCAAGCCCGTTTGAGCTGGGATGATACGGTGCTGTAAGCACGTGACGACAGCCCAATTCTTTTACAAAAAGCTTGAACTCTTCGGAAGTAAACTGCGGGCCGTTATCAGTGACAATGGTTTCTGGGAAACCAAACCGCGCAAAGAGCTCTCTCAATCTGTCAACTGTAGCCTCCGACGTAGTAGAGCGCATAACAAACACTTCCGGCCACTTGGAGTGCGCGTCCACGACTACAAGAAACATTGAGTGCAGAAAGGGGCCAGCAAAatctacatgcaagcgctgccaTGGTGCTGTCGGCCAAGACCAAGGATGCAAGGGCGCTTTGCATGGCTCGCAACGTTGTTCTTGACAACTTACGCAGGCCTTGACACGATTCTCGAGGTCCGCCTCGATGGACGGCCACCACACGTAGCTGCGCGCCTGTTCCTTGCTGCGCACGATGCCTGGGTGCCCTTCGTGGAGTTCGTCCAGCAGCAAGTTGCGCAACTTTGCCGGCACGATCACTCGCATCCCGAACGTGATGCAGCCTTAGTGAACTGTGAGCTCGTTGCGTCTGTCAAAAAAAGGCTTCAAATCGTTTTCAGTCACAGACGCTGGCCACCCCATATTTATGAAATCCATCACTTTACAAAGCAAGGAGTCCCGAGCTGTTGTTCGAGCAATGTCCTGGCTTGAAACTAGCATTGAATGCAACCGCAATGAATGGAAAGTTTCCTCTCTTTCTTCTGTTTCATCTTTCACAATTGGTAGCGGCAGGCGCGAACAGAAATCGGCTTCAGCATTCTCGCTTGATTTTCTGAAGATAAGCGAATACCGGTACGCGGACAATGTGACAGCCCATCGCTGCAAACGCGCTGCTGCGATTGTCGGAATGCCGGTTGTTGGGCCCAAGATGGTTTGAAGCGGTTTATGGTCGGTGACTAATGTGAACGACCGACCGTAAACGTAGAAATGAAACTTCTTAACACCAAATATTATTGCAAGGGCCTCTTTCTCAAGCTCGCTGTATTTCTTTTCGGCATCGGTCAAGGTACGCGATGCGAAAGCGATTGGCTTCTTGCTGACATCATCCAAAACATGAGAAAGAACCGCGCCTAAACCATAGTGCGATGCGTCGCATGATAGCTGCAATGGTTTGCACGGGTCGTAGTGCGCCAAAGTTGGTGGAGAGGCTAGCAAGTTCTTTATCTTGGTGAACGCTTCCTGGCAACACTCATCCCAGCACCACGGGGCGTTTTTACGTAGCAACCTGAAAAATGGTTGCGCCACCGTTGCTAGGTTAGGAAGGAACTTGCCGTAGAAATTGACGACTCCCAGGAACGACTGCAGCTGCTGCCTGTCTGTAGGGGCTGGAGCCTTGAGGAGTGCGTCAACCTTCTCCGTCGTTGCCGAGATGCCTTGTGCGCCGATTCTGTGTCCGAGGTAACAAAGGTCCTGTTGGAAAAACGAACACTTCTCTTTCTTGACACGAACGCCTCTTTCAAGAAGTCGTTTTAACACAGCCTCCAGATTGATAAAATGCTCTTCGTCATTTTTACCAGTCACCAGaatgtcgtctaggtagcagcAAACCCCGTGTAAGCCCTTCAGCATGGTGTCAATTATTCTTTGGAAGATCCCGGGAGTGGACGAAATTCCAAATGCGAGTCGATTAACAGCAAACAATCCTTTCTGCGTATTCAACGTGAGGTATTGTTTTGACGACTCCGACATCACCACTTGCGGATAGGCCCGGTTGAGATCAATCTTCGAGAAGTGCTTACCTCCCGACAAGGCTGTGAACAGGTCGTCTACCTTCGGTAATGGGTAGCGGTCGACATCAAGGCACGGGTTAACGGTCGTCTTGTAGTCGCCGCAAATCCGTATGCTACCATCTTGCTTGATTACGGGTACCGCAGGCATAGCGTATTCTGACATCGTAACCGGCGATATAATTCCCAGCTGTTCCATTTTAGCTAattcagcgtcaaaagctttttGCAACGCAAACGGAACATTCCTGGCTTTTAGGAATCTCGGCTTCATATCAGGTTTAAGAAAAAGTTCGGCGCGCTCTTCCGTTATCGTGCCTAACTCGTCTTTGAAAAGGGGTTGGTACTTCGCCAGCAATGCGTCTAGCCTCTTTTTTACGCTGATATGAGTAGGAGTGTCTGACCTTGTAATGTTGTTCAGGTTCCAGATTTTCGCCCACTCCAGCCGGACTGCGTGCAGCCACTCCCAGCCCAGTAGAGGTGGTCCCTTGTGGTCTACGACGTAGAGTGGAAGAATTGCAGAATGGTCGCCGTGCTGCACGTTGACCGAAGAGACTCCCTGGGGTCGTACCAGTGCTCCTGTGTAGGTACGAAGTTTAACTGTCGTAGGCTCCAGTACAGCCGAAGGAAAGAGCTGACGGAACTGCGTCTTTGACATGACGGAAACAGCCGCTCCCGTGTCTAGCTCCATGTTCACCTAGACGCCGTCGATGGTCATCTGCACGGTGGCAGGGTCGCTCTGAGCTGCCGACACGCCGTTTAGACTGAGGGTCGAAGCTTTCCGCGACACAACCGTCAGCATCTTCACATTCTTTTTCGTCTGCTTTTTCTTAGAAAAAGTCTTACCACTGCTTCGGCAGGCTCTCTGGATATGCCCTTTTTTGTTGCAACTGAAACAGGTTGCGTCCAAGTGAGGGCATGCTTCACTCGTGTGTTTTGGCGAACCACAGCGAAAAcagcttttgcatgttttctgtgTCTCAGGCTGCACCTTTTGCACATCGCCGACTGCGGCGTCGGTGCCGCGTGCCTCAGCAGCACTCTTCTTAGCCGCTTCCATTGCCAGAGCCCGCTCCACCGCTTTCTGGAACGTAAGCTTGCTATCTTCCGTGAAAAACACTCGCTGAATGTCTCCTCGTAGCAGGCCGCACACGAAGCGGTCCCGAAGGGACTCGTCAAGGGCGCTTCCAAACTCGCACGTTTGCGACAGTTTACGAAGCTCGGCAACATAACTAGATAAGGACTCGCCTTCT
The DNA window shown above is from Dermacentor silvarum isolate Dsil-2018 chromosome 1, BIME_Dsil_1.4, whole genome shotgun sequence and carries:
- the LOC125943999 gene encoding uncharacterized protein K02A2.6-like, with the translated sequence MFLVVVDAHSKWPEVFVMRSTTSEATVDRLRELFARFGFPETIVTDNGPQFTSEEFKLFVKELGCRHVLTAPYHPSSNGLAERFIQTLKNALRKSSGADTLQLRLHKFLLNYRNSPHATTNESPSNLLLGRRLRNRLDVVKPAVGGRVAYNQFKQSVARPRRDREIAVGDQVMARNYRGRPNWVPGVVVGQSSPESFTVRATTPRGSFTWRRHKDQLLARTTDPDREASDQEGYEFLAFPPCVDPVTSSAPTTSGPAASQDIQTAGARRYPTRDRRPPDRYQAGV
- the LOC125944000 gene encoding uncharacterized protein K02A2.6-like, with the translated sequence MELDTGAAVSVMSKTQFRQLFPSAVLEPTTVKLRTYTGALVRPQGVSSVNVQHGDHSAILPLYVVDHKGPPLLGWEWLHAVRLEWAKIWNLNNITRSDTPTHISVKKRLDALLAKYQPLFKDELGTITEERAELFLKPDMKPRFLKARNVPFALQKAFDAELAKMEQLGIISPVTMSEYAMPAVPVIKQDGSIRICGDYKTTVNPCLDVDRYPLPKVDDLFTALSGGKHFSKIDLNRAYPQVVMSESSKQYLTLNTQKGLFAVNRLAFGISSTPGIFQRIIDTMLKGLHGVCCYLDDILVTGKNDEEHFINLEAVLKRLLERGVRVKKEKCSFFQQDLCYLGHRIGAQGISATTEKVDALLKAPAPTDRQQLQSFLGVVNFYGKFLPNLATVAQPFFRLLRKNAPWCWDECCQEAFTKIKNLLASPPTLAHYDPCKPLQLSCDASHYGLGAVLSHVLDDVSKKPIAFASRTLTDAEKKYSELEKEALAIIFGVKKFHFYVYGCITFGMRVIVPAKLRNLLLDELHEGHPGIVRSKEQARSYVWWPSIEADLENRVKACHHGSACM